The following proteins come from a genomic window of Phycisphaerae bacterium:
- a CDS encoding N-6 DNA methylase, with protein sequence MSLDAKRSAAERNRLGQFATPNALAVEIARFVAKQVGKSKRGIRFADPAIGTGSFFSAAVTALGKGRIASAVGIEIDGAFCRAARDLWANSGLEVVQGDFTRLAGNGSIPAAPNLILANPPYVRHHHLDRVDKERLQAQTYKLTGIEVNGLAGLYVYFVLLATAWMEDGGWAAWLIPSEFMDVNYGTALKRFLTDRVTLVRAHRFDPDDVQFDDALVSSVVLVFRKFPPSEGHAVEFTFGGTLDNPHATASLTLPQLRSARKWTVFPSHAKNDRCVSTDDAGPMLGDFFRIRRGIATGSNKFFVLDRADAERRRIPKRYLRPILPSPRMLKATVLDCDDDGYPVIAPQLCVIDCDLPEPMLANRHPAFWEYLRSAKALGVRDGYLVGKRTPWYRQEQREPAPFVCTYMGRGANDKRPFRFIWNRSQAIATNLYLMLFPQPGLATMLHRHPDRAAIVFDILGRITGHELRGEGRVYGGGLHKIEPSELGRISARGFVERWPELSETCRRIETKSLFG encoded by the coding sequence GTGTCTCTCGATGCAAAGCGCAGCGCTGCCGAGCGCAATCGCCTCGGCCAGTTCGCAACGCCGAACGCCCTCGCCGTCGAAATTGCCCGGTTCGTCGCCAAACAGGTTGGCAAGAGCAAGCGTGGCATTCGCTTCGCCGATCCTGCGATTGGGACAGGCAGTTTCTTCTCCGCGGCGGTGACGGCGTTAGGCAAGGGTCGAATCGCAAGCGCCGTCGGCATTGAAATCGACGGTGCGTTTTGCCGGGCTGCCCGAGACCTTTGGGCGAACTCCGGCTTGGAAGTCGTCCAAGGGGACTTCACGCGCCTTGCGGGCAACGGATCGATTCCCGCCGCTCCGAACCTGATTCTGGCCAACCCGCCTTATGTGCGGCACCATCATCTGGATCGCGTGGACAAGGAACGCCTGCAAGCGCAGACGTACAAACTCACCGGCATTGAAGTGAACGGGCTTGCGGGTTTGTACGTCTATTTCGTGCTGCTCGCCACGGCGTGGATGGAGGACGGCGGTTGGGCGGCGTGGCTGATCCCATCCGAGTTTATGGACGTGAACTACGGTACCGCTCTCAAGCGGTTCCTTACGGACCGCGTGACGCTAGTCCGCGCTCACCGATTCGATCCCGACGATGTGCAATTCGATGACGCGCTGGTGTCCTCCGTAGTACTCGTCTTCCGCAAATTCCCTCCGTCGGAGGGACACGCGGTCGAGTTTACCTTCGGCGGGACGCTGGACAATCCGCATGCAACGGCGTCACTCACGCTCCCTCAGTTGCGAAGCGCCCGTAAGTGGACGGTGTTTCCGAGCCATGCGAAGAACGACCGATGCGTATCGACCGATGATGCCGGGCCGATGCTCGGTGATTTCTTTCGGATACGCAGGGGAATCGCGACAGGCAGCAACAAGTTCTTCGTCCTCGATCGAGCCGACGCGGAGCGCCGTCGGATTCCTAAGCGCTACCTTCGGCCGATCCTGCCTAGTCCAAGGATGTTGAAGGCAACGGTCCTCGATTGCGACGATGACGGGTATCCGGTAATCGCCCCTCAACTCTGCGTCATTGATTGCGACCTTCCAGAGCCGATGCTTGCGAATCGCCATCCGGCCTTTTGGGAGTATCTGCGCAGCGCCAAGGCTCTCGGTGTGAGGGACGGGTATCTGGTCGGCAAACGCACCCCCTGGTACAGGCAGGAGCAGCGTGAACCCGCACCCTTCGTCTGCACTTACATGGGGCGCGGCGCTAACGACAAGCGGCCATTCCGGTTCATCTGGAACCGATCGCAGGCAATTGCGACGAATCTCTACCTGATGCTTTTCCCGCAGCCGGGACTTGCCACGATGCTGCATCGGCATCCTGACCGCGCGGCAATCGTGTTTGACATCCTCGGTCGTATCACCGGTCATGAACTACGCGGCGAAGGGCGAGTCTACGGCGGCGGGCTGCACAAAATTGAGCCGAGTGAGTTGGGTCGCATTTCAGCACGAGGATTTGTCGAACGCTGGCCGGAACTTTCCGAAACCTGCCGGCGCATCGAAACGAAGAGCCTATTCGGCTGA
- a CDS encoding XamI family restriction endonuclease, which yields MPPAKINADKPHLWKADIAASVDQFNRWFMRFAPEAFRSTRVKTTEHVKASLLATDDLRSLNAETLKANPGALPTLRMCTAPPLAVDRLVGLAGANKALIGCMEAGKLAKRMSPELLAQHLGSVCRVLSELLDRDIFPWLDACKSPTAHERDRASTIVADRLCSAMANPIVRNAQEQRQLAMIGDFLDKRGYRKQAHASGKPLKDMEPGTYAFRMNLPVGKKVVVNIPVDVVIQPKKPNKDRLPILIEAKSAGDFTNTNKRRKEEATKIHQLQATYGDSVPFVLFLCGYFGSDYLGYEAAEGLDWVWEHRIGDLEKLGL from the coding sequence TTGCCGCCTGCCAAGATCAACGCCGATAAGCCGCATCTATGGAAGGCCGACATCGCGGCCTCGGTCGACCAATTCAACCGCTGGTTTATGCGGTTCGCTCCGGAGGCGTTCCGCTCGACGCGGGTCAAGACGACCGAACACGTCAAGGCGTCACTCCTTGCCACGGACGATCTGCGCAGCCTCAATGCGGAAACCCTCAAGGCCAACCCCGGAGCGCTCCCCACGCTCCGGATGTGTACGGCGCCTCCCCTGGCCGTCGATCGTCTTGTCGGGCTTGCCGGAGCCAACAAAGCGCTGATCGGCTGCATGGAAGCCGGCAAGCTGGCAAAGCGGATGTCCCCGGAGTTGCTGGCGCAGCATCTCGGCTCGGTGTGCCGCGTGCTGAGCGAGCTACTTGACCGCGACATCTTTCCCTGGCTCGATGCCTGCAAATCGCCGACGGCGCATGAGCGCGACCGCGCTTCGACCATCGTCGCTGACCGGCTGTGCAGCGCGATGGCCAACCCGATCGTACGGAACGCCCAGGAACAACGGCAGCTTGCCATGATCGGCGATTTCCTCGACAAGCGGGGCTATCGTAAGCAGGCACACGCCTCAGGCAAGCCGCTGAAGGACATGGAACCCGGTACATACGCCTTCAGGATGAACTTGCCGGTCGGAAAAAAGGTCGTGGTGAACATCCCGGTCGACGTCGTGATTCAGCCGAAGAAGCCTAACAAAGATCGGCTGCCGATTCTGATCGAGGCCAAGTCGGCCGGCGACTTCACCAACACCAACAAGCGGCGCAAGGAAGAGGCGACGAAGATCCATCAATTGCAGGCGACGTACGGCGATTCCGTGCCGTTCGTCCTGTTCCTTTGCGGCTACTTCGGTAGCGATTATCTTGGCTATGAGGCCGCCGAAGGCCTTGATTGGGTGTGGGAACATCGCATCGGCGATCTTGAAAAGCTGGGTCTATGA